In Gimesia benthica, a single window of DNA contains:
- a CDS encoding adenylosuccinate synthase, whose product MSATSVIGLQWGDEAKGKIVDLLSEQHEIVVRYLGGNNAGHTVKFDGKTYKLSLLPAGVLNPNVTSVITGGVVINPKAFLQEVASIVEQNGPIDPSRLLISDRAHVIFPYHMQEESIFEKSRKENAIGTTMRGIGTCYRDKASRTHAIRMGDLMRPDFFRARLEEIVAYKSKIFQALDPEAEPLNVDAIFEEYCGYAETLKPHVVDTSAYLLKAVAEQKKILFEGAQGSLLDIDHGTFPYVTSSNSSGCGIHNGSGVSERYISKMIGVVKAYTTRVGGGPFVTELHDEIGQRIRDVGNEYGTVTGRPRRCGWFDAVATRYGANISGVDCIAVMLLDVLSGLDELKVCEAYDVNGTQVTDFPSHILDLEQAKPVYRSIPGWKEDITGIRKMEDLPENAIAYIKAIEDIIGKPVEIVSVGPDREQTILLK is encoded by the coding sequence GTGTCAGCGACGTCGGTAATCGGGTTACAGTGGGGCGATGAAGCCAAGGGCAAAATTGTAGACTTACTCTCCGAGCAACACGAGATCGTGGTGCGTTACCTGGGGGGCAATAATGCAGGCCACACAGTCAAATTTGACGGCAAGACCTATAAACTCTCCCTGCTGCCGGCAGGGGTGCTGAATCCGAATGTCACCTCCGTTATTACCGGCGGCGTGGTGATCAATCCCAAGGCGTTTCTGCAGGAAGTGGCTTCGATCGTCGAACAGAACGGGCCGATTGATCCGAGTCGGCTGTTGATCAGTGACCGGGCCCACGTGATCTTCCCGTATCATATGCAGGAAGAGAGCATTTTCGAAAAGAGCCGCAAAGAGAACGCGATCGGCACGACCATGCGGGGCATCGGAACCTGCTATCGCGACAAAGCGAGCCGGACCCATGCCATTCGGATGGGCGATCTGATGCGTCCTGACTTTTTCCGGGCTCGTCTGGAAGAAATCGTGGCTTATAAAAGTAAGATTTTCCAGGCCCTCGATCCCGAAGCAGAGCCGTTGAACGTCGACGCGATCTTTGAAGAGTATTGCGGTTATGCCGAGACTCTGAAGCCGCACGTCGTCGATACCAGTGCTTATCTGCTGAAAGCGGTTGCCGAGCAGAAGAAGATTCTGTTCGAAGGAGCCCAGGGGAGCCTGCTGGATATTGACCACGGGACCTTTCCGTATGTGACTTCTTCCAACAGTTCCGGCTGCGGGATTCACAACGGCAGTGGTGTTTCCGAGCGTTACATCAGCAAGATGATCGGCGTGGTGAAAGCCTATACGACACGCGTGGGCGGCGGTCCTTTCGTGACCGAGCTGCATGATGAAATCGGGCAGCGGATTCGCGACGTGGGGAATGAATACGGTACTGTCACCGGACGTCCGCGGCGTTGCGGGTGGTTTGACGCTGTCGCTACCCGATACGGGGCGAATATCAGTGGCGTCGACTGCATTGCCGTCATGCTGCTGGACGTGCTGAGCGGACTGGACGAACTCAAGGTCTGCGAAGCTTACGACGTGAACGGCACGCAGGTCACCGACTTCCCGAGCCACATTCTGGATCTGGAGCAGGCCAAGCCAGTATATCGCTCGATTCCCGGCTGGAAAGAAGATATCACCGGCATCCGCAAGATGGAAGATCTGCCTGAGAATGCGATCGCGTACATCAAGGCGATCGAAGATATCATTGGTAAGCCGGTTGAGATTGTTTCTGTCGGACCCGATCGGGAACAGACGATTCTGCTGAAGTAG